In Rhodothermus marinus DSM 4252, a single genomic region encodes these proteins:
- a CDS encoding acyl-CoA dehydrogenase, producing MNLPFYHFLDPVGAGWIVLGVLVVALALAFTGAPLGLWTLAAAVVLYGVGAPLWLWVVFGVLAVVFNLKPLRRTLVSGPLMAFMRASGFLPKISDTERTAIEAGTVWVEGELFAGKPNFDRLLRETNYPSLTDEERAFLEGPVEELCRMVDDWEVWRRRDLPPEVWQFIREKGFLGIIIPKEYGGLGFSSLANSAVVQKLSSRCGPLATTVMVPNSLGPAELLIHYGTQEQRDYYLPRLARGEEIPAFALTEPGAGSDAGAIQASGVVFRGEDGKLYIRLNFQKRYITLAAIATVLGLAFKLRDPDNLLGKGEDLGITCALIPTNTPGVKLGMRHDPLGVPFYNCPVEGHDVVVPIDAIIGGPEWAGKGWRMLMESLAAGRGISLPASSAGGLKLIYRVASAHARVRRQFGLPIGMFEGIEEPLARIGGFNYLVEAGRVYTCGGLDRGAKPAVVSAIMKYNTTELGRQAINDGMDILGGNGISRGPRNLLAHGYIAAPIGITVEGANILTRTLMIFGQGAIRCHPYAFKEISALERGDVQAFDDAFWKHVGLVVRNGARALLLSLSRGRLARTGVSGPAARYARKLAWASASFAFLADLAMAALGGNLKRKEKLTGRFADIFSWMYLATATMRRFEAEGRREEDRPFFDWAMQYAFHRMQQAFDGLFDNLRIPGLTWFLRGPAAWWSRLNRLSAPPSDRLGHRVAQLMLTPGEQRERMTAGMYVPSDPNEALGRLERAFRLAYQEDELLRKIYAAVKRGELPRARPEQLVRQAVEKGIITAEEASIIQEAEAARWDAIQVDAFTLEEYRRYYNAPPSGIEAAGDGSREAVATES from the coding sequence ATGAACCTGCCGTTTTATCACTTTCTGGACCCTGTAGGCGCCGGCTGGATCGTGCTCGGCGTGCTTGTGGTGGCGCTGGCTCTGGCGTTCACGGGCGCGCCGCTCGGGCTCTGGACGCTGGCCGCAGCCGTGGTGCTCTACGGGGTGGGCGCGCCGCTCTGGCTCTGGGTGGTCTTCGGCGTGCTGGCCGTGGTCTTCAACCTGAAGCCGCTGCGGCGGACGCTCGTCTCCGGGCCGCTCATGGCTTTCATGCGGGCGTCTGGCTTTCTGCCGAAGATCTCCGATACCGAGCGCACGGCCATCGAAGCCGGTACCGTCTGGGTCGAAGGCGAGCTGTTTGCCGGCAAGCCGAACTTCGACCGGCTGCTTCGCGAAACGAACTACCCGTCGCTTACCGACGAGGAACGGGCCTTTCTGGAAGGGCCCGTCGAGGAACTATGCCGGATGGTGGATGACTGGGAGGTCTGGCGTCGGCGTGATCTGCCGCCGGAGGTGTGGCAGTTCATCCGGGAGAAAGGCTTCCTGGGCATCATCATCCCGAAAGAGTACGGCGGGCTGGGCTTTTCGTCGCTGGCCAACAGTGCCGTCGTCCAGAAGCTGTCGTCGCGCTGCGGGCCGCTGGCCACGACGGTCATGGTGCCCAACTCGCTGGGCCCGGCCGAGCTGCTCATCCACTACGGCACGCAGGAACAGCGCGACTACTACCTGCCCCGTCTGGCCCGGGGCGAGGAGATCCCGGCCTTCGCGCTGACCGAGCCCGGGGCCGGGTCCGATGCCGGAGCCATCCAGGCCAGCGGTGTCGTATTCCGGGGCGAGGACGGCAAGCTCTACATCCGGCTGAACTTCCAGAAGCGCTACATCACGCTGGCCGCCATTGCGACGGTGCTGGGGCTGGCCTTCAAGCTCCGGGACCCGGACAACCTGCTGGGTAAAGGGGAGGATCTGGGCATCACGTGCGCGCTGATTCCGACCAATACGCCGGGCGTCAAGCTGGGCATGCGGCATGATCCGCTGGGCGTGCCCTTCTACAACTGCCCGGTGGAAGGCCACGACGTCGTGGTGCCCATCGATGCGATCATCGGCGGACCGGAGTGGGCCGGCAAGGGCTGGCGCATGCTCATGGAGTCGCTGGCGGCCGGGCGTGGTATTTCGCTGCCGGCTTCGTCGGCGGGCGGTCTGAAGCTGATCTACCGCGTTGCTTCGGCGCATGCCCGCGTGCGGCGTCAGTTCGGGCTGCCCATCGGCATGTTCGAGGGCATCGAAGAGCCGCTGGCACGCATCGGCGGCTTCAACTATCTGGTCGAGGCCGGGCGCGTCTACACGTGCGGTGGCCTGGATCGGGGCGCCAAGCCGGCCGTCGTCTCGGCCATCATGAAGTACAACACGACCGAGCTGGGGCGGCAGGCCATCAACGACGGCATGGACATCCTGGGCGGCAACGGCATTTCGCGCGGACCGCGCAACCTGCTGGCCCATGGCTACATCGCCGCGCCGATCGGCATCACCGTCGAGGGCGCCAACATCCTGACGCGCACGCTGATGATCTTCGGGCAGGGGGCCATCCGCTGCCATCCCTACGCCTTCAAGGAGATCTCGGCGCTGGAGCGCGGCGACGTGCAGGCGTTCGACGACGCCTTCTGGAAGCACGTCGGCCTGGTGGTGCGCAACGGTGCCCGGGCGCTGCTGCTGAGCCTGTCGCGCGGACGCCTGGCGCGCACGGGCGTCTCGGGTCCGGCCGCCCGCTATGCCCGGAAGCTGGCCTGGGCCTCGGCTTCGTTCGCCTTTCTGGCCGATCTGGCCATGGCCGCGCTGGGCGGCAACCTGAAGCGCAAGGAGAAGCTGACGGGCCGCTTTGCCGACATCTTCTCCTGGATGTACCTGGCCACGGCCACCATGCGGCGCTTCGAGGCCGAGGGCCGGCGCGAGGAAGACCGGCCGTTCTTCGACTGGGCCATGCAGTATGCCTTCCACCGGATGCAGCAGGCCTTCGACGGTCTTTTCGACAACCTGCGCATTCCGGGGCTGACCTGGTTCCTGCGCGGGCCGGCCGCCTGGTGGTCGCGTCTGAACCGCCTGAGCGCGCCGCCTTCGGACCGGCTGGGGCATCGGGTGGCTCAGCTCATGCTGACGCCGGGCGAGCAGCGGGAGCGTATGACGGCCGGCATGTACGTGCCGTCCGATCCGAACGAAGCGCTCGGTCGCCTGGAACGGGCCTTCCGGCTGGCCTACCAGGAGGACGAGCTGCTCAGGAAGATCTACGCGGCCGTCAAACGGGGCGAGCTGCCCAGAGCGCGGCCGGAGCAGCTCGTGCGCCAGGCCGTCGAAAAAGGCATCATCACGGCCGAAGAGGCCAGCATCATCCAGGAGGCCGAAGCGGCCCGCTGGGATGCCATCCAGGTCGATGCCTTCACGCTCGAAGAATACCGGCGCTACTACAATGCGCCGCCTTCCGGTATCGAGGCGGCCGGCGACGGCAGCCGCGAGGCGGTCGCGACCGAATCGTAA
- a CDS encoding thiolase family protein, with the protein MQANGAYIVSIVRTAVGKADKGSLRNVRPEMLGAIAVREAVRRVKGLEPELIDDVIMGCAFPEGPQGMNMGRIVAQKAGLPDSVPGATVNRFCSSGLQTIAMATQAIMAGHADVIVAGGTESMSQVPMTGFFFQPDPELVERDIDVYLSMGLTAENVAERYGITREEADRFALRSHQRAIEAIDSGKFDEEIVPVPVREVIYENGQTRTVEKEFRVDEGPRRDTNLEALAALRPVFKVNGTVTAGNASQKSDGAAAAVVMSERMVRELGVEPMGRLIGFALAGVSPEIMGIGPVEAIRKVLRQTGLTLDDIDLIELNEAFAAQALAVIREVGLDEEKVNVNGGAIALGHPLGCTGAKLTATLLYELRRRGGRYGLCTMCVGGGMGAAGIIENLQR; encoded by the coding sequence ATGCAGGCTAACGGAGCATACATCGTCAGCATTGTGCGCACGGCCGTCGGCAAGGCCGACAAAGGATCGCTGCGCAACGTGCGTCCCGAAATGCTGGGCGCCATCGCCGTGCGCGAGGCCGTCCGGCGCGTGAAAGGGCTGGAGCCCGAATTGATCGACGACGTGATCATGGGGTGCGCCTTTCCCGAAGGGCCCCAGGGCATGAACATGGGCCGGATCGTGGCCCAGAAGGCCGGCCTGCCCGACAGCGTGCCCGGTGCCACCGTCAACCGCTTCTGCTCGTCGGGGCTGCAGACCATCGCCATGGCGACGCAGGCCATCATGGCCGGGCACGCCGACGTGATCGTGGCGGGCGGCACCGAGTCGATGAGCCAGGTGCCCATGACCGGCTTTTTCTTCCAGCCCGATCCCGAGCTGGTCGAACGCGACATCGACGTGTACCTGTCGATGGGACTGACCGCCGAGAACGTGGCCGAACGCTACGGCATCACCCGTGAGGAGGCCGACCGCTTCGCGTTGCGTTCGCACCAGCGGGCCATCGAGGCGATCGACAGCGGCAAATTCGACGAAGAGATCGTGCCCGTCCCGGTGCGCGAGGTGATCTACGAGAACGGCCAGACGCGCACCGTCGAGAAGGAATTCCGCGTGGACGAAGGGCCGCGCCGCGACACGAACCTGGAGGCGCTGGCCGCCCTGCGGCCCGTCTTCAAGGTGAACGGGACCGTGACGGCGGGCAACGCCTCGCAGAAGTCGGACGGGGCGGCCGCGGCCGTGGTGATGAGCGAGCGCATGGTGCGGGAGCTGGGCGTCGAGCCCATGGGGCGGCTTATCGGCTTTGCACTGGCCGGCGTGTCGCCCGAGATCATGGGCATCGGGCCTGTCGAAGCCATTCGCAAGGTGCTCAGGCAGACCGGATTGACGCTCGACGACATCGATCTGATCGAATTGAACGAAGCCTTTGCCGCGCAGGCGCTGGCCGTCATCCGGGAGGTGGGGCTCGACGAGGAGAAGGTGAACGTGAACGGCGGCGCCATCGCGCTGGGCCATCCGCTCGGTTGCACGGGCGCCAAGCTGACCGCCACGCTGCTGTACGAGCTGCGGCGGCGGGGTGGCCGCTACGGCCTCTGCACGATGTGCGTGGGTGGTGGCATGGGCGCCGCCGGTATTATCGAAAACCTGCAACGCTGA
- a CDS encoding 3-hydroxyacyl-CoA dehydrogenase/enoyl-CoA hydratase family protein, translating into METTTVTPRNLLELRPWHFRPFRKAAVLGAGTMGAQIAAHLANAGVEVLLLDIAPKEGPKNAIVEQQFQKALKMKPDPFFDEAAKQRITLGNFDEHFDRVGEADWVIEAVVERLDIKRQVMARVEEAAREDAIISTNTSGLPIREIAEGRSEAFRRRFLGTHFFNPPRYLKLLELIPTADTDPEVLARVAWFGRFYLGKGIVVANDVPYFIGNRIGVYGMMRVIALFEQGRYTIEEIDALTGTLVGRPKSATFRTADVVGLDVMLDVARNLYEKATNDESREAFRPPKILETLVEKGALGQKTGAGFYKKEDGVIKSINPETGQYEPPRPLNLGDLDRIKSIPDLKERLRALFADEGRAGEFFRTTTLDLLAYAARRIPEITDNPANVDRAIRWGFGWELGPFEIWDALGFEQVVEGCRKLGYALPAWVEEMPKKGATSFYRQEDGRPQVYYPVEGRYVDDPIPADEIRLAVIKADPKRTLWQNAEAALLDLGDGVVLYEFRSKANALGQWVMEGLLEVLDRVESDPNIRGMVIGNEGRHFSVGANLGEAVMAVAQQEFKLLETFLEKFQEVMQRIRYATKPVVVAVHQRALGGGCEMVMACPNPVAAAESYLGLVELGVGLIPAGTGTTRLVVKAAEQAPHGHPSEILPWIQKYFETVAMAQVATSARQAQAMGFLPPHARIVMHEDRRLFVAKQEVLRLSEQGYQPPTKPTRVKVLGKPGYAALMVGVDQYRKGGFITEYDQYLASKLAYVMTGGNLTHPQEVSEDYLLALEREVFLHLLGQPKTQERIMHLLQTNKPLRN; encoded by the coding sequence ATGGAAACGACCACGGTAACCCCCCGAAATCTGCTGGAGCTGCGGCCCTGGCACTTCCGGCCGTTCCGCAAGGCGGCCGTGCTGGGCGCCGGCACGATGGGTGCACAGATCGCCGCCCACCTGGCCAATGCGGGCGTTGAGGTGCTGCTGCTCGACATCGCACCCAAAGAAGGGCCGAAAAACGCGATCGTCGAGCAGCAATTCCAGAAGGCGCTCAAGATGAAGCCCGATCCGTTCTTCGACGAGGCTGCGAAGCAACGGATCACGCTGGGCAACTTCGACGAGCACTTCGACCGGGTGGGCGAGGCCGACTGGGTCATCGAGGCCGTCGTCGAACGGCTCGACATCAAACGCCAGGTGATGGCGCGGGTGGAGGAGGCGGCCCGCGAGGACGCGATCATCTCGACGAACACGAGCGGTCTGCCCATCCGGGAGATCGCCGAAGGGCGCTCCGAGGCGTTCCGGCGGCGGTTTCTGGGCACGCACTTCTTCAATCCGCCCCGCTATCTGAAACTGCTCGAGCTGATCCCCACGGCCGACACCGATCCCGAGGTGCTGGCCCGCGTGGCCTGGTTCGGCCGCTTTTACCTGGGCAAAGGGATCGTGGTGGCCAACGACGTGCCCTATTTCATCGGCAACCGCATCGGCGTCTATGGCATGATGCGGGTGATCGCGCTCTTCGAACAGGGACGCTACACGATTGAGGAGATCGACGCGCTCACGGGCACGCTCGTGGGACGGCCCAAGTCGGCCACCTTCCGCACGGCCGACGTGGTGGGGCTCGACGTCATGCTCGACGTGGCCCGTAACCTGTATGAAAAGGCCACCAACGACGAGAGCCGCGAGGCCTTCAGACCGCCGAAGATTCTGGAGACGCTTGTCGAAAAAGGCGCGCTCGGTCAGAAGACCGGGGCCGGTTTTTACAAGAAAGAGGACGGCGTCATCAAGTCGATCAATCCCGAAACCGGCCAGTACGAGCCGCCGCGGCCGCTCAACCTGGGCGATCTGGACCGTATCAAGTCGATCCCGGATCTGAAGGAGCGGCTGCGGGCGCTCTTTGCCGACGAGGGGCGGGCCGGCGAGTTCTTCCGCACGACCACGCTGGACCTGCTGGCCTACGCGGCCCGTCGCATTCCGGAGATCACGGACAACCCGGCCAACGTGGACCGCGCCATCCGCTGGGGCTTCGGCTGGGAGCTGGGCCCCTTCGAGATCTGGGATGCGCTCGGCTTCGAGCAGGTGGTGGAGGGCTGCCGCAAGCTGGGCTATGCGCTGCCTGCCTGGGTGGAGGAGATGCCGAAGAAGGGCGCCACGTCCTTCTATCGTCAGGAAGATGGCCGGCCGCAGGTCTATTATCCCGTCGAAGGTCGCTACGTGGACGATCCGATCCCGGCCGACGAGATCCGGCTGGCCGTGATCAAAGCCGACCCGAAGCGCACGCTCTGGCAGAACGCCGAGGCCGCACTGCTCGACCTGGGCGATGGCGTGGTGCTCTACGAGTTTCGCTCGAAGGCGAACGCGCTGGGGCAGTGGGTGATGGAGGGCCTGCTGGAGGTGCTCGACCGCGTCGAAAGCGACCCGAACATCCGGGGCATGGTCATCGGCAACGAAGGGCGGCACTTCTCGGTGGGGGCCAACCTGGGCGAGGCGGTTATGGCCGTGGCACAGCAGGAGTTCAAGCTGCTGGAGACCTTCCTGGAGAAATTCCAGGAGGTGATGCAGCGCATTCGCTACGCCACGAAGCCCGTCGTGGTGGCTGTGCACCAGCGGGCGCTGGGCGGGGGCTGCGAGATGGTGATGGCCTGCCCGAACCCGGTGGCCGCCGCCGAAAGCTATCTGGGACTGGTGGAGCTGGGCGTGGGGCTGATTCCGGCCGGCACGGGCACCACACGGCTGGTGGTGAAGGCGGCCGAGCAGGCGCCGCACGGCCATCCCAGCGAGATTCTGCCCTGGATTCAGAAGTACTTCGAAACCGTCGCGATGGCGCAGGTGGCCACCAGCGCCCGTCAGGCCCAGGCCATGGGCTTCCTGCCGCCGCACGCCCGCATCGTCATGCACGAAGACCGGCGGCTCTTCGTGGCCAAGCAGGAAGTGCTCCGGCTTTCGGAGCAGGGCTACCAGCCACCGACGAAGCCCACCCGCGTCAAAGTGCTGGGCAAACCGGGCTACGCGGCGCTCATGGTGGGCGTCGATCAGTACCGCAAAGGTGGCTTCATCACCGAATACGACCAGTATCTGGCTTCGAAGCTCGCCTACGTGATGACGGGCGGCAATCTGACCCATCCGCAGGAAGTCTCCGAGGACTATCTGCTGGCGCTCGAGCGTGAGGTCTTCCTGCACCTGCTGGGGCAGCCCAAGACGCAGGAGCGCATCATGCACCTGCTGCAGACCAACAAACCGCTGCGTAACTGA
- a CDS encoding AMP-dependent synthetase/ligase translates to MGERIYTAPPDTGTPVLGKTLPDVLYEALARYENPAFLNQPAGPGRWTPISLRDFAEQAEALALGLHAMGLERGAHVAFYMESDAHFCLADMACLIGGLIDVPIYLTHAPESIHYVIEHAEARALVVSNRALLERVAPLLRDLPGVQFVVVADATGLDTDRVEGRPLYTFAQLLEAGRQRRAADPEAIARLRAQIRPGDLATIIYTSGTTGRPKGVMLSHENISFNALTSFSGIKQYRPGPDGEVALSFLPLTHVFARTLFYGYLYYATSVYFTTPDALRDALRQVRPTTFATVPRVLEKIYGALVERAAAMPGLKGRIFRWALDLARRYELGREPRGLYRLQLAVADRLVYRKWREAMGGRIAFIIAGGAALSAELANIFAAAGIPILQGYGLTETSPVITYNRPELNRAGTVGVPIPGVEVKIAEDGEILTRGPHVMLGYYKDPERTREVIDEEGWFHTGDIGYFTEEGFLVITDRKKDLFKLSTGKYVMPQPLEQRLTADPLVEQALVVGPGYKFTAALIFPDEEALRRLARRLGLDANQPLEKLVREPKILEVYQQIVDRANEGMDPWATIKRFVLVPERLSIEEGTLTPTLKVRRSALYKKYEAQIRALYEGAEAEAQEATTPES, encoded by the coding sequence ATGGGCGAACGCATCTACACGGCGCCACCCGATACGGGCACGCCGGTGCTCGGTAAGACGCTGCCGGACGTGCTCTACGAGGCGCTGGCGCGCTACGAGAACCCGGCCTTCCTGAATCAACCGGCCGGACCGGGGCGCTGGACGCCCATCTCGCTGCGCGATTTTGCCGAGCAGGCCGAAGCGCTGGCGCTGGGCCTGCATGCGATGGGACTGGAGCGGGGCGCCCACGTGGCCTTCTACATGGAAAGCGACGCCCACTTCTGCCTGGCCGACATGGCCTGCCTGATCGGTGGCCTGATCGACGTGCCCATCTACCTGACGCACGCGCCCGAGTCGATTCATTACGTCATCGAGCATGCCGAGGCCCGGGCGCTCGTCGTCTCGAACCGAGCATTGCTCGAACGCGTCGCGCCGCTGCTGCGCGACCTGCCCGGCGTGCAGTTCGTCGTGGTGGCCGACGCGACCGGGCTGGACACGGATCGGGTGGAAGGGCGGCCGCTCTACACCTTCGCCCAGTTGCTGGAAGCAGGGCGGCAGCGCCGGGCGGCCGATCCGGAGGCCATCGCGCGGCTGCGGGCGCAGATCCGTCCGGGCGACCTGGCCACCATCATCTACACGAGCGGCACGACGGGGCGTCCCAAGGGCGTGATGCTCTCCCACGAGAACATTTCGTTCAACGCGCTCACGTCCTTCAGCGGGATCAAGCAGTACCGGCCGGGGCCGGACGGCGAGGTGGCCCTGTCGTTTCTGCCGCTGACGCACGTTTTCGCCCGGACGCTCTTCTACGGCTACCTGTACTATGCCACCAGCGTCTATTTCACGACGCCCGACGCCCTGCGTGACGCGCTCCGGCAGGTGCGGCCCACGACGTTCGCCACGGTGCCGCGCGTGCTCGAGAAGATCTACGGGGCGCTGGTGGAGCGGGCGGCCGCCATGCCCGGCCTGAAGGGGCGGATCTTTCGCTGGGCGCTGGACCTGGCCCGGCGCTACGAGCTGGGGCGCGAGCCGCGGGGACTTTACCGGCTGCAACTGGCCGTGGCCGACCGGCTGGTCTATCGCAAATGGCGGGAGGCCATGGGCGGGCGCATCGCCTTCATCATTGCGGGCGGGGCGGCCCTTTCGGCCGAACTGGCCAACATCTTCGCGGCGGCTGGCATCCCGATCCTGCAGGGCTACGGCCTGACCGAGACGAGCCCGGTCATCACCTACAACCGCCCCGAGCTGAACCGGGCCGGCACGGTGGGGGTGCCCATCCCGGGCGTGGAGGTGAAGATCGCCGAGGACGGCGAGATTCTCACGCGCGGCCCCCACGTCATGCTGGGCTATTACAAAGACCCGGAGCGCACACGCGAGGTGATCGACGAAGAAGGGTGGTTCCACACGGGCGACATCGGCTACTTCACTGAAGAGGGCTTTCTCGTTATCACCGACCGCAAGAAAGATCTGTTCAAGCTCTCGACGGGCAAGTATGTGATGCCCCAGCCGCTGGAGCAGCGCCTGACGGCCGATCCGCTTGTCGAGCAGGCGCTCGTGGTGGGACCCGGTTACAAGTTCACGGCGGCGCTCATTTTCCCGGATGAGGAAGCGCTTCGACGGCTGGCGCGGCGGCTCGGGCTCGACGCCAACCAGCCGCTCGAAAAGCTGGTACGCGAGCCGAAGATCCTGGAGGTCTATCAGCAGATCGTCGATCGCGCCAACGAGGGGATGGACCCCTGGGCCACGATCAAGCGCTTTGTGCTGGTGCCCGAGCGGCTTTCCATCGAAGAAGGCACGCTGACGCCCACGCTCAAAGTGCGGCGCTCGGCGCTCTACAAAAAGTACGAGGCCCAGATTCGGGCGCTCTACGAGGGTGCCGAGGCCGAAGCACAGGAAGCGACAACTCCTGAATCCTGA
- a CDS encoding TetR/AcrR family transcriptional regulator: MTETGSDGTLRRRILDAARHLLVAEGYTSLSMRKIARAIGCSPTAIYLYFQNKDALVHTLIDEGFGLLYEELREEAARHDDPVARLEALWRRYVVFGRSNPEYYEIMFMLHPERMERYPPEKYRRARRGLELSIQTLEEGRRLGVFTVEDPRVTASAAWAALHGAVALLLARRLDVRIDPEAFIDTTIRTLLRGVLAPEALPQMAAK; encoded by the coding sequence ATGACGGAAACCGGATCGGACGGTACGTTGCGGCGACGTATTCTCGATGCCGCGCGCCACCTGCTGGTGGCTGAGGGCTACACGAGTCTCTCCATGCGCAAAATTGCGCGGGCGATCGGCTGCAGTCCGACGGCCATCTACCTGTACTTCCAGAACAAGGATGCGCTGGTGCACACGTTGATCGACGAGGGCTTCGGACTGCTCTACGAGGAGCTGCGGGAAGAGGCGGCCCGTCACGATGATCCGGTGGCCCGGTTGGAGGCGCTCTGGCGGCGCTACGTGGTCTTCGGGCGCAGCAATCCGGAATACTACGAGATCATGTTCATGCTGCATCCGGAGCGCATGGAGCGGTACCCGCCGGAAAAATATCGCCGGGCACGTCGTGGCCTGGAGCTTTCCATTCAGACGCTGGAAGAAGGCCGTCGGCTGGGCGTGTTTACCGTCGAGGATCCGCGCGTGACGGCCAGCGCGGCCTGGGCGGCGCTTCACGGAGCTGTGGCGTTGCTGCTGGCGCGTCGTTTGGATGTACGGATCGATCCGGAAGCCTTCATCGACACGACCATTCGGACGCTGCTGCGCGGGGTGCTGGCCCCTGAGGCCCTGCCGCAGATGGCTGCAAAATAG